A portion of the Sabethes cyaneus chromosome 3, idSabCyanKW18_F2, whole genome shotgun sequence genome contains these proteins:
- the LOC128744293 gene encoding serine protease 28-like has protein sequence MAKIDPSRLLAVATWLVVLAGLSVARAAAAGGQCACGIRQSTNQSVVPGEQIEPGEWPWQVGIYWWRGSKLNPPDRVCEGALLDPDGWVLTSASCLRDARGVLLQLGGMVGHVGLVALQQRTEGSRRFQVENVTFNDELDLALVLLKVEDDWEGMPICLSDEPEDWNALYGKPTYLLQQSHRHKLGGFEIVKLELERDVICYGSTMAVKAKALADNHIKLKTRGTNYQHTARGTPLYMLKPEGWTLLGISTKVQSSVPGTLCQPGDYESFLNVNLAAVHQWIFSEFRTEGDDSVESSTE, from the exons ATGGCGAAAATAGATCCGTCTCGGTTGCTCGCAGTCGCCACGTGGCTGGTGGTGCTGGCAGGACTGAGTGTGGCGAGGGCTGCGGCGGCCGGTGGGCAGTGTGCTTGTGGAATTCGACAATCGACCAACCAATCGGTGGTGCCCGGCGAACAAATCGAGCCAGGAGAGTGGCCTTGGCAGGTGGGAATCTACTGGTGGCGCGGATCGAAGCTCAACCCTCCGGACAGAGTTTGCGAGGGAGCACTGCTAGACCCGGACGGGTGGGTGCTGACGTCAGCAAGCTGCCTCAGGGATGCCCGTGGAGTGCTGCTGCAACTGGGAGGAATGGTCGGACACGTTGGACTGGTGGCACTGCAGCAGCGTACGGAAGGATCCAGGAGATTTCAGGTGGAAAACGTGACATTCAACGATGAGCTGGATTTGGCTTTGGTTCTGTTGAAGGTCGAAGACGACTGGGAAGGGATGCCAATTTGTTTGAGCGACGAGCCGGAAGATTGGAATGCTCTGTACGGAAAGCCGACGTATTTGCTGCAGCAAAGTCATCGGCATAAATTGGGAGGATTCGAAATTGTCAAACTAGAGCTGGAACGGGATGTTATTTGCTATGGTTCGACGATGGCAGTGAAAGCGAAGGCGCTAGCAGATAATCATATTAAGCTGAAAACAAGAG GTACCAACTACCAGCATACAGCACGTGGTACACCACTCTATATGCTCAAACCGGAAGGATGGACACTTCTGGGTATTTCCACGAAGGTGCAATCCTCCGTTCCAGGGACACTCTGTCAACCGGGGGACTACGAGTCTTTCCTGAACGTTAACTTAGCGGCGGTGCATCAATGGATCTTCAGTGAATTCCGCACCGAAGGCGACGATAGTGTGGAGAGTTCCACCGAATAG